ATCCGCGCACCGCAGAATTTACCGAGACCTATCTCAAGCCCTACGACGTGAGGGCGCTGATGGATACGCCGGTGTGGCTGCGCGGGGAAATGGTCGGCGTTGTCTGCTTTGAGCACGCCAGCACACCGCGCTCTTGGTCTCTGGAGGAAATCAACTTCGCAGGGTCGGTCGCGGACTTTATCAGCGCTTTTTTGGAGGCGTCGGAGCGACAGCGGGCCGAAGAAGCGCTGCGCTTTTCGGAGCAGCGGCTGCGGGAGCAGGCCCAGCGGGAGCGCCTGCTCAATCGCTTGGTGCGGCGTATTCGCAACTCTCTCGAGTTTGAGACGATTTTGGCGACGACTCTCCAGGAGATCCAGCGCTTTTTGCGAGTCGATCGCTGCCAGTTTGCGTGGTATCACCCCGAGACGGAAAACCCCCACTGGCAGGTGACCCGGGAGGCTCGGTGTGCGTCCCTGGCCAGTCTGGTGGGCCACTATCCGACCTCGGTGATGGGCACGATGGCCTCGAAGCTGCTGCGCCTAGAGCCGATCGCCATGGTGGATCTGGACACGACCCAGGACAAGGCGTGGCAGCGCTTCTGCCGGGCGCTGCAGTTTAGGGCGGTGCTGCTGATTCCGATGCAGATGCCGTCGGGCCAGCTGGGGGCGATCGTCTGCGTCAATCACGGCGAGACTCGGCCCTGGCTGACTAGCGAGGTAGAGCTGATTCAGGCGGTGATGTCCCAGCTGGCGATCGCCCTCAACCAAGCCGAGCTCTACGCCCAGAGTCAGGCCAGAGCCCAAGAGCTCCAAAATGCTCTGCTAGAGCTACAGCGCACCCAGGCCCAGATGATCCAGAGCGAAAAAATGTCGAGCCTGGGTCAGCTCGTGGCGGGAGTGGCCCACGAAATCAACAACCCCGTCAACTTTATCTACGGCAACTTGGCCCACGCCAACAGCTACATCCAGGACTTGCTCGGCCTCTTGGACCTCTATCGCCAGCACTATCCCGACCCGGTGCCTGCGGTGCGGGATGAGGCAGACGCCATCGACCTAGATTTCTTGGTGGAGGACTTGCCCAAGCTCTTCAACTCCATGAAGGTCGGGGCCGATCGCATCCAGAAAATTGTCGCTTCCTTGCGCACCTTCTCGCGCATGGACGAAGCCGACATGAAGGCCGTGAATATTCACGACGGCATCGACAGCACCTTGATGATTTTGCAGAACCGGATCAAGGCAAAGTCCGATCGCTGCGGCATCGAGGTGATCAAGTCCTACGGGAATTTGCCCCGGGTGGCGTGCTACGCCGGCCAGCTCAATCAGGTCTTCATGAACATCCTTAGTAATGCGATCGATGCTCTCGAAGACGCCGAAGACGTCGGCTCCGAAACCTCGCCCCAGATTCACATCTGGACCGAAGACCTAGAAAACGGCCAGGTCCTGATTGCGATCGCCGACAACGGCCCCGGCATGCCCGAAGACGTGCTCCAGCGCCTCTTTGACCCCTTTTTCACCACCAAGCCCATTGGCAAAGGCACCGGCATGGGGCTCTCCATCAGCTACCAGATCGTCACCGAAAAGCATGGCGGCTCTCTAGAGTGCCGCTCTGCTCCCGGCCAAGGGGCCACGTTCTTGATCAAAATCCCGCTACAGCAGCCCGAAGAACCCCTCTCGCGCTTTCTCGAGCCAGGAGACGACTGAGCAAGAGTACCCGAAGGGGTACCCGATCGCCTGCGAAAAGCCCCGTCTGCACCCTGAGGTAGTGAATACAAACATTCACTCACCGAGAAATCGCTCCCATGTTCACTCCCATTCAAAACCCCACCCTCCAACTCAATGCTCGCGGCGCTGCGGTTCGGGATTTGCAAACTCTGCTCAACACTCGCGTCAGCGCTGACTATCGCGTAGTGGTTGATGGCTTCTTTGGTCCCAAAACCGAGACGGCGGTCAAAGCCTTCCAGTATTCGAAGCTGCTGACCCGAGACGGCGTGGTTGGCCCCAAGACCTGGCAGGCCCTCAAGACCAATCAACCGGCCGAACACCCGATGATTCGCCAGGGCAGCCGGGGCGCGTCGGTCCAGATTGCCCAGACGCTCCTGACGGATGCCAGATTCTACGCTGGCGCGATCGACGGAGAGTTTGGCCCCCGCACAGAGGCCGCAGTGAAGAAGTTTCAGCAAGATCGGCAGCTGAAGCCGGTTGATGGCATTGTGGGTCGCCAGACCTGGGCAGCGCTTGCTCAGATGGCTCAGATGCTGGCGTTTGCCTAACCGGCTGGTGTGCCCAGGGTAAAGCGGCCCTGGGCCGCCGCTGGCTGCCCTCCTAGATGTTCTGAGTCGTACCGACTCGCTCGATGATGCAAAGCAAAAGGTCAGGCTCTCCCAGAGAGAGTCTGACCTTTTTGAGTTGGGCTGCCTAGGGCTGAAGGGCTAGCGCTGCTAGAGCCATCGGGCTAGGTTTGCGAGCCAGCGCTTCGCCCGGGTGCGGCTATTGCTCAGGAACTTCGACCGTGACGCGATCGCCCTCGGCAGTCCCGACGGGCTCAGGGGCGACCTCGCCCTGGGGAAGCTCACCGGCCAAATTGACCTTCACCACGCGGTTGCGGGCTTCTTCGGTTTTGGGCAGAGTGAGCGTCAGCACGCCGTTTTTGTAGGTTGCTTTCACCTCCTCGTTGCGAATTGGGGTCGGCAGCGGCACGAGGCGGCGGAACTTGCCGTAGCGAAACTCAGAGCGAAGATAGCCTTTTTCTTCGGTTTTCTCCTCTTGGCGATATTCTCCGGCGATCGCCACGGCTTCTCGGGTGGCCTGAATGTCCAGATTCTCGGCTGCCAGACCCGGCAGATGGGCTTTGAGAATCAGCTCATTGCCGTTGTCCTGAAGCTCGATGGCGGGAACCTGGGCGAAGGGAACGCCGCCTTCTAGGTGCGTCAGATCGTCAAACATCTGATCAAATTGACGGCGCAGGAGTTCGATATCCCGGAATGGGTGCCAGCGTCGAGTCAACATAGAGAACATCCCTCCAAAACGGGGTAAGCGCCTTGCAGAGCGTGCCTGAAACGAGGGCTGGAAGCGGCCTCGGCAGGCGCTGCTCTGAAGGTCTACACCTCTGATCCTGTCTCGCTTTGGGGCGGCTGACAGTCCGGAGAACCTCACTTTTGGGGTACGTTTTTCCGATGGGTCAGGGGTCCGTGGACGGCCAGCCATAGGCAGGGCGGATCGGCGCTGGTGAAGGTGACGCGGTGGCGCTGGTGGGCCGCAATCAGCAGCGAGTCCCCGGCGCCTAGGCGGATTTCGGTGCCGTCGTCGTAGGCGATCGCCGCTTGCCCCTGGACCAGTAGGACCCACTCATCGCGCTCTTGGTCGTACCACTGCCCTGGCGGCGTGGTTTGCCCGCAGGAAATAATGCGCTCGATCAGCACGGCAGAACTGTCGACCAAGGGCTCGAAGGCTTCCTCCGCTGGGAGGGGCTCGGGCAGCTCAAAGAAGTTGCTCATGGGCGATGATCGCGCGCTTTCGCATCAAACCTTCCCAGCCTAGCAGGGCTAGGGCGACTCAACGCGCGGCCCAGCGGCGACCAGATCCGGGCGATCGCCCCCCACCTGCTGGAAATTGTCGATGAAGCGCTGGGCGAGCTGCCGCGCCTGGCGATCGTAGGCCTGGGGGTCGGCCCAGGTGTCGCGGGGATGGAGCAGGCGTGATGAAATGCCGGGCACCGACCGAGGAATCGCAACCTGAAAAACAGGATCCAGATCGGTGGGAACCGCTCGCAAGTCGCCCCTCAGGGCCGCGCTCACCAAGGCCCGCGTCACGGCCAGCGGCAGGCGATCGCCCACGCCGTAGGGACCGCCGGACCAGCCCGTATTCACCAAGTACACCTCCGCGCTCGGGTGGCTCCGCAGGCGATCGCCCAACATCTCCGCGTACACCGTCGCCGGCAGCGGCAAAAACGGCTGGCCAAAGCAGGCCGAAAACGTGGCCTGGGGCTCCAGCACGCCCCGCTCTGTCCCTGCCAGCTTGCTCGTGTACCCCGACAAAAAGTGATAGAGCGCCTGCTCGTAGGTCAGCTTGGCAATGGGCGGCAAAACGCCGAAAGCGTCTGCGGTGAGAAACAAAATCGTGCTGGGATGCTCGCCCACGCTGGGAGAAGCGCTATTTGGGATGTGGGATAGGGGATAGGCTGCGCGGGTGTTTTCCGTCAGGCTGGCGTCTTGGTAGTCGGGGGTGCGATCGCGCCCGAGGGGGACATTCTCCAGCAGCGCCCCAAACCGAATTGCCTGCCAAATCTGCGGCTCTGTGGCCTCCGACAGCCGAATCGCCTTGGCATAGCAGCCCCCCTCAAAGTTAAAAATCCCGCTG
This genomic stretch from Geitlerinema sp. PCC 7407 harbors:
- a CDS encoding peptidoglycan-binding protein; the encoded protein is MFTPIQNPTLQLNARGAAVRDLQTLLNTRVSADYRVVVDGFFGPKTETAVKAFQYSKLLTRDGVVGPKTWQALKTNQPAEHPMIRQGSRGASVQIAQTLLTDARFYAGAIDGEFGPRTEAAVKKFQQDRQLKPVDGIVGRQTWAALAQMAQMLAFA
- a CDS encoding Hsp20/alpha crystallin family protein; amino-acid sequence: MLTRRWHPFRDIELLRRQFDQMFDDLTHLEGGVPFAQVPAIELQDNGNELILKAHLPGLAAENLDIQATREAVAIAGEYRQEEKTEEKGYLRSEFRYGKFRRLVPLPTPIRNEEVKATYKNGVLTLTLPKTEEARNRVVKVNLAGELPQGEVAPEPVGTAEGDRVTVEVPEQ
- a CDS encoding cupin domain-containing protein, which codes for MSNFFELPEPLPAEEAFEPLVDSSAVLIERIISCGQTTPPGQWYDQERDEWVLLVQGQAAIAYDDGTEIRLGAGDSLLIAAHQRHRVTFTSADPPCLWLAVHGPLTHRKNVPQK